The Streptomyces uncialis genomic interval CTTGTCCGCGCTGACCGGCCGGTAGCGGACGCCCTTGAGGGCGAGCGGGACCAGCGCGATGATGACGACCGCGTTGAAGACGACGGCGGACAGGATCGCCGAGTCGGGTGACGACAGCCGCATGATGTTCAGGGTGTCGAGGCCCGGGTACACCGCCGCGAACAGTGCCGGGATGATCGCGAAGTACTTCGCGACGTCGTTGGCGATGGAGAAGGTGGTGAGCGCGCCCCGGGTGATGAGGAGCTGTTTGCCGATCTCCACGATCTCGATGAGCTTGGTGGGGTTGGAGTCCAGGTCCACCATGTTCCCGGCCTCCTTGGCGGCCGAGGTCCCGGTGTTCATCGCGACGCCCACGTCGGCCTGGGCCAGGGCGGGCGCGTCGTTGGTGCCGTCCCCGGTCATCGCGACGAGTTTGCCGCCGGCCTGCTCGCGTTTGATGAGGGCCATCTTGTCCTCGGGGGTGGCCTCCGCGAGGAAGTCGTCCACCCCGGCCTCGTCCGCGATGGCCTTGGCGGTCAGCGGGTTGTCGCCGGTGATCATGACGGTTCTGATGCCCATACGGCGCAGTTCGGCGAACCGTTCGCGCATACCGTCCTTGACGACGTCCTTGAGGTGGATGACCCCCAGGACCCGGGCCCCTTCGGCGTCCTCGACGGCGACCAGCAGGGGGGTGCCGCCCGCCTCGGAGATCCGCCGGGCGGCGGCGTCGGCGTCGGGCTGGGCGGTGCCGCCCTGCTCCTGGACCCAGGCGAGTACGGAGCCGGTGGCGCCCTTGCGGATCCTGCGGCCGTCGGTGTCGACGCCGGACATCCGGGTCTGGGCGGTGAACGCGACCCAGTCGGCGCCGGTCAGCTCGCCCTGATGGCGTTCACGCAGACCGTACTTCTCCTTGGCGAGGACGACGATCGAGCGGCCCTCGGGGGTCTCGTCGGCGAGCGAGGAGAGCTGTGCCGCGTCCGCGACCTCGGCCTCGGTGGTCCCGGCGACGGGCACGAACTCGGCGGCCTGACGGTTGCCGAGGGTGATGGTGCCGGTCTTGTCGAGGAGCAGCGTCGACACATCGCCCGCGGCCTCGACCGCGCGGCCGGACATGGCGAGGACGTTGCGCTGCACCAGCCGGTCCATGCCCGCGATACCGATCGCGGACAGCAGCGCCCCGATGGTGGTGGGGATCAGACAGACGAGCAGTGCCACGAGGACGACCATGGAGAGGTCGGCGCCGGCGTGGGCGGCGAACGGCTGGAGGGTCGCGACGGCGAGCAGGAAGACGATGGTGAGCGAGGCGAGCAGGATGTTCAGCGCGATCTCGTTCGGGGTCTTCTGCCGGGCCGCGCCCTCGACCAGGGCGATCATCCGGTCGATGAAGGTCTCGCCGGGCTTGGTCGTGATCTTGATGACGATCCGGTCGGAGAGGACCTTGGTGCCGCCGGTGACGGCCGAGCGGTCGCCGCCGGACTCCCGGATGACGGGCGCGGACTCGCCGGTGATGGCGGACTCGTCGACCGAGGCGACCCCTTCGACGACGTCCCCGTCGCCGGGGATGATGTCGCCGGCCTCGCACACCACCAGGTCACCGACGCGCAGGTCGGTGCCGGGCACCCGCTCCTCGTAGCGGCCCTCCGCGCCGAGGCGGCGGGCGACGGTGTCGGTCTTCGCCTTGCGCAGCGTGTCGGCCTGGGCCTTGCCGCGCCCCTCGGCGACGGCTTCGGCGAGGTTGGCGAAGACGACGGTGAGCCACAGCCAGGCGGAGATGGCCCAGCCGAACCAGTCGCCGGGGTCCGCCAGGGAGAACCCGGTGGTCAGCACCGAGCCGACGAGGACCACGAACATCACGGGCGACTTGACCATCACCCGGGGGTCGAGCTTGCGGAAGGCGTCGGGCAGCGACTTCAGGACCTGGCGCGGGTCGAACAGACCCGCGCCGACGCGCCCCGCGTCCTTGTGTCCGGTGGTGACGTCCTGGTGGGGCGCCCGGGTCGGGGATGCGCCGGGGGGCGCGGGAGCTGTCATGGGGTCACCTGGGAGGTCATCGGTACGGGTGTTCATCACGCCAGCCCTTCGGCCAGCGGGCCGAGGGCCAGCGCCGGGAAGTAGGTCAGACCGGTGATGATGAGGACGGTTCCGGCGAGCAGCCCGGTGAACAGCGGCT includes:
- the kdpB gene encoding potassium-transporting ATPase subunit KdpB encodes the protein MTAPAPPGASPTRAPHQDVTTGHKDAGRVGAGLFDPRQVLKSLPDAFRKLDPRVMVKSPVMFVVLVGSVLTTGFSLADPGDWFGWAISAWLWLTVVFANLAEAVAEGRGKAQADTLRKAKTDTVARRLGAEGRYEERVPGTDLRVGDLVVCEAGDIIPGDGDVVEGVASVDESAITGESAPVIRESGGDRSAVTGGTKVLSDRIVIKITTKPGETFIDRMIALVEGAARQKTPNEIALNILLASLTIVFLLAVATLQPFAAHAGADLSMVVLVALLVCLIPTTIGALLSAIGIAGMDRLVQRNVLAMSGRAVEAAGDVSTLLLDKTGTITLGNRQAAEFVPVAGTTEAEVADAAQLSSLADETPEGRSIVVLAKEKYGLRERHQGELTGADWVAFTAQTRMSGVDTDGRRIRKGATGSVLAWVQEQGGTAQPDADAAARRISEAGGTPLLVAVEDAEGARVLGVIHLKDVVKDGMRERFAELRRMGIRTVMITGDNPLTAKAIADEAGVDDFLAEATPEDKMALIKREQAGGKLVAMTGDGTNDAPALAQADVGVAMNTGTSAAKEAGNMVDLDSNPTKLIEIVEIGKQLLITRGALTTFSIANDVAKYFAIIPALFAAVYPGLDTLNIMRLSSPDSAILSAVVFNAVVIIALVPLALKGVRYRPVSADKLLRRNLGIYGLGGLIAPFIGIKVIDMIISTIPGIG